From one Rattus norvegicus strain BN/NHsdMcwi chromosome 7, GRCr8, whole genome shotgun sequence genomic stretch:
- the Olr943 gene encoding olfactory receptor Olr943 yields MRNHSRITDFVLLGISDTPEVQILIFILLFIAYILSVTGNLTIIILTLLDSQLKTPMYFFLQNFSFLEIIFTSVSIPRFLESIITKVKTISYNNCLAQLYFFLSLGVSEFFLLTAMSYDRYVAICKPLHYVIIMNQKVCTLLVLTSWLAGFLSIFPLIMLILKLDFCASNTIDHFSCDYSPILQLSCSDTKHLEAFGLYCASITLLFTLALVILSYICIISTILKFPSASQRKKAFSTCSSHMIVISISYGSCIFMYVKPSANERASLTKGVAVLNTSIAPMLNPFIYTLRNQQVKQAFKDLINRVMFNRKK; encoded by the coding sequence ATGAGAAACCACTCTAGGATAACTGACTTTGTGCTTCTGGGcatatcagacacaccagaagttcAGATTCTTATCTTCATCCTTTTATTTATTGCTTATATATTAAGTGTCACTGGAAACCTAACCATCATCATTCTCACCTTGCTGGACTCCCAGTTAAAGACTCCTATGTATTTCTTCCTCCAGAATTTCTCCTTCTTAGAAATTATATTCACCAGTGTTTCCATCCCTAGATTTCTGGAGTCAATAATCACTAAAGTGAAGACCATTTCCTATAACAACTGTTTGGCTCagttatatttcttcctttccctggGAGTGTCTGAGTTCTTTCTTCTAACAGCTATGTCTTATGATCGCTATGTTGCCATCTGCAAGCCACTGCACTATGTTATCATCATGAATCAGAAAGTCTGCACACTTCTTGTCCTCACCTCATGGCTGGCAGGATTTCTGAGCATCTTCCCTTTAATCATGCTTATCCTCAAGTTAGATTTTTGTGCTTCCAATACCATTGATCACTTCTCTTGTGATTACTCTCCTATTCTACAACTGTCTTGCTCAGATACAAAGCATTTAGAGGCATTTGGTCTTTATTGTGCTTCCATCACTCTGTTGTTCACACTGGCTCTAGTGATTTTGTCATACATCTGCATCATCAGCACCATTCTGAAGTTCCCATCTGCTAGTCAGAGGAAAAAGGCTTTCTCCACCTGTTCCTCTCACATGATTGTCATCTCCATCTCTTATGGCAGCTGCATTTTCATGTATGTCAAACCTTCGGCAAATGAAAGAGCATCACTGACCAAAGGAGTGGCTGTTCTCAATACTTCAATTGCTCCCATGCTGAACCCTTTTATTTACACCTTAAGAAATCAGCAAGTAAAACAAGCCTTCAAGGACTTGATTAATAGAGTAatgtttaatagaaaaaaatga